The Granulicella sp. 5B5 nucleotide sequence AGCCTCTTCGCCGGCACCGGAGCTCCCGCCAGCGCCAGCACCGCATTCACGCCAATCGTGCGCAGCAGCGTCGACTTCCCCGCCATATTCGACCCCGAAATCAGCAGAAACTGCGCCTCTCCGCCAAGCGCCACATCATTCGCCACAGCCTTCCCCCGCGGCAGCAGCGGATGCACCATCGCCACAGCCTCAAACACCGCAGCCGTATCGACAATCTCCGCATACACATTCTCCGCATGCTCGGCAGCATAGGTCGCCAGCGCCAGCAGCGCCTCCATCTCCGACCACGCCGCCAGCCAGCGCCGCATCGGCTCGGCATACAGCTTCTTCCATCGCCGCAGCCCAAACAGCGCCTGCGTTCCACCGCAGAACAACACCGTCAGCACCGAGAACCACTCCTTCTCGCGGTGCTCCACCACCATCAGCCAGCGCTCCAGCAGCCGCAGCACTTCGTCCTGTCCAGCGCACTCACGCTGCAGCTCCAGCAGCCGTTCCGACTCGAACTTCGCCTCCTGCACAATCCGCAGTCCGCTCCGCAGAATCGTCGTCTGCCCAAACAGCTTCTTCGCCGCCGCCAACTCCTGCCGCGCTCGCGGCCGCAGCCACAGGCAAATCATCGCCTGCGCCAGCAGCAATGATTCCGTCGGCCGCAGGTACGCCGTCAGCGCCCCATAACGAGCCCAACCCACCGCCAGCAGCACAATCCACCCCACATTCACCGCAATCAGCAGCGGCCGAATCCACACCGCCGGCGCCTCTGTCTCCACCTCCAGCCACCGCTCGTAGGTCTCCGCCGGAATCTCCTCAAACTTCGACGCACCCAGCAACGCCACACGCTCTCGCAAATCCAGCGCCGGCGTCAGCTCCTTCACCGCAGCCTGCCGCTTCCGAGCGGCCGCAACCGTCGTCGGCTCCAGCAACAGCTCCGCCAGCGCCTTCTGTCCAATCGCCGTCCGCGTCGTCGCCAGCATCCCCAGCAGTGAGTCCCGTCCCACCACATCCAGGTCCCACGCATAGATATGGTCTTCCGCCGCCAGGCTCTCGCCCGTATGTCCCGTCTGCGTCGCCACGCCGTTCACGCGGTCCAGCGCCGTCGCATACAAGCTGGAAAGCCTCACAGCCTTCCGCTCCCGAGCGCGTATCAACCGCCAGTACACTGTCAGCGCAACGAGCGGCACCAGCACGAGTAGCACGTTCAGTCCACTGCCATGGCCCCATATCGCCAGATACGCCTGCCGCACCGCCATCACCACCAGCGCGGCAACAAAGATCCCAAACATGTCTCCACGGCTCTTCTGTTTGGCGAACTCCACATTGGCGCCACTCCTGCGCCGCTCATACTCCGCAACAATCTCCTCAGCCATTCACTCAGGATAGCCCCGCCAACACGCTTGCCTGCCCGCGCCCAAACGCATAGCCTCGTACCCATGCGTCTGCTCCTCTTTCTTGCCACCCTCACCGCGACCTCCCTCGCCTCTTCAGTTCAAGCTCAGGACGTCCACGTCAAAGTCGATCCCCACGGTCCCGGCTCCATCGCCAGCACCACCGACTACACCACCATCCAGCAGGCGCTCGACCACCATCCCTTCGCGCCCGCAGGCTATCGCGTCATCATCTCCATCGTCCCCGGCGTCTACCACGAGCGCATCATCGTCACCCAGAACCACAACAACATCACGCTGCTCGGTCTCGGCAAATCCCCCGAGGACGTCGTCATCACCAACTCGCTGAACGCAAAGACCGCCGGCGGAACCTTCTTCACCGAAACCGCCGAGATCAACGGCACCGGCTTCGAGGCCGATAACCTCACCTTCGAGAACACCGCCGGCAACACCGGCCAGGCCGTCGCCGCCGCCGTCCGTGGCGACCGCGCCGTCTTCAAGCACTGCCGCTTCCTCGGCCACCAGGACACCCTCTTCGCCGACTACGGCCGCCAGTACTACGTCGACAGCTACATCGAAGGCGGGGTCGACTTCATCTTCGGCAACGCCGCCGCCGTCTTCGACCACGTCGAACTCCACGCCAACGGCCCCGGCTACCTCACCG carries:
- a CDS encoding pectinesterase family protein, coding for MRLLLFLATLTATSLASSVQAQDVHVKVDPHGPGSIASTTDYTTIQQALDHHPFAPAGYRVIISIVPGVYHERIIVTQNHNNITLLGLGKSPEDVVITNSLNAKTAGGTFFTETAEINGTGFEADNLTFENTAGNTGQAVAAAVRGDRAVFKHCRFLGHQDTLFADYGRQYYVDSYIEGGVDFIFGNAAAVFDHVELHANGPGYLTAQSRTDPNQPTGYVITHSTVTTSLEATLPPPAGAPGVASTAAAHNMTALGRPWRPYARVVFMHTVLPAQLNPAGYTVWKRDDPVPPLAWYAEFDNSGPGWQPTERPSWEHMLTAKEASAFEPQNFLRGRDQWNPIAAAAKLP